The uncultured Cohaesibacter sp. genome segment TTGTGTCTGTGCCGATGGCGCTTTTATCCTGTTATGTGGTTCTGAAGGGGTGGTCTTTGATGGGGGACGCCATTTCGCATGCTGTCTTTCCTGGCGTGGTCATCGCCTATCTGTTGAATATTCCGCTGGTCATCGGGGCCTTTTGTGCCGGGATGTTTTGCGCGGTTTTCACTGGTTGGCTCAAAGAGAATAGCCGGGTGAAGGAAGACACGATCCTCGGGATCGTCTTTTCGGGGATGTTCGCCTTTGGCATTGTGCTCTATCTCAAAATTGAAACAGCGGTGCATCTCGATCACATTCTCTATGGCAACATGTTGGGAGTGCAGTGGCACGAGCTGATGACCGCTATGCTTGTCGGGGTGGTGACCTGTGCGTTCATTTTGCTCAAGCGCCTTGATCTGCTGGCCTATGCGTTTGATCCGCAACATGCGATGGCCATAGGTCTTCCGACGCGGTTTTTGCATTATGGATTGCTTGCGGTGATTTCTCTCACCGTGGTGGGGGCGTTGACGTCGGTGGGGCTGATTTTGGCGATTGCCTATTTGATTGCCCCCGGTGCGATTGCCTTTCTGCTTAGTCGCACCTTCAATGCCATGCTGGTCATTGCGGTGGTCGTCGCGGTGGGGTGTTCGATCTTAGGGGTCTATATGAGTTTCTTTCTTGATAGCGCATCAGCGCCGACCATTGTGCTTGTCATGTCGGCTTTGTTCGTGATCAGTTTCGTGCTGAGTTCTTGGCGCAACCGGACCGTTTCTCAGCATACGATTGTGGCGCGTGGGAGCAATCACCACTATCACCCTTGAGAGGGAACTTTTTGCCTTTTTGTGGGATTAGCCATGCCACAAATAGGGTTGCTTGACGTTGCTCAATGCGCATGAGGCCATGCAATGCGATGGACGCGACCAGTATCCCAGACCGCGCTTGGTGCCATTTTTGTACTTAGGGATTGTCCGGGGCTTGTTTGTGACGGGGATGTGGGAGTATCCCTGTCGCAGATTTGAGTTGGAGGAATCATGTCTGCTTTTACCTTTCGAACCACGCCCTGCATTCGTTGCGAGGCGGGGCTGGCAGCGACGCTTGGCCCGGAGATTGCTGCCCAGTTTGGCGATGCAATCCAGATCGTGACGGACAAGGGGGTGCTGGCGGCTGGGCTGCTTGCGCCTTTTATTGCCTCGCTTGAGACTGCCGGGGTCAGGGTTTCGGTGTTTGACGCTGTAGTGGCGGGTCCGACTGCCACAGTGGTGGAGGCAGCAAAAGCGCATGCGCTGGACCATAAGGTGGGGGCCATTGTCGGCTTTGGTGGCGGCTCGCCGCTTGATGTGGCCAAGCTTGTGGCCCTGCTGGTTGGTGGCGGGGAAGCACTCGACGCGCTTTATGGCATCGAACAGGCCAAGGGCAATCGTCTGCCGTTGATTCTCATTCCCACCACTGCCGGGACGGGGGCGGAAGTCACGCCAATTTCCATTGTCACCGTTGGTGAAGGGGAGAAGAAAGTGGTGGTGACGCCGCAACTGATTCCCGACTGGGCGGTGCTTGATGCGACCTTGACCCTTGGGTTGCCCGCCGAGGTGACCGCGGCGACCGGTGTGGATGCGATGGTCAATGCGATTGAGGCCTATAGCTCCAAGTCGCTCAACAACAATCCGATTTCCAAGGGGCTTGCCAAGGGTGCGCTTGAACTGCTCGGTGCCAATATTTTGGCGGCCGTGCGCGATGGCGGCAACCTGAAAGTCCGCCGCAATATGCTGCTTGGCTCGCTGATTGCCGGGCAAGCATTTGCCAACAGTCCCGTGGCAGCCGTCCATGCATTGGCCTATCCGATTTGCGGCCTTTATCACGTGCCACACGGGCTGTCGAACGCGTTGCTTCTGCCCCATGTGATGGCTTTTAATGCGGCAGTTTGCGACGACATTTATGGGGAGTTGGCTCCGTTGGTGTTCCCGGATTTGCGGCGTGTGTCACCGGATCGCCGGACCGCACAATTTGTAGCGCGGATGGCCGATCTCTGCTCGGAACTGGGTCTGAAAACCCAGTTGCGTCAGGTGGGGATCGAGCGCAGTGATCTGCCTCATCTAGCATCCGAAGCTATGGATCAGGCCCCCCTGTTGGTCAACAATCCACGCCCCGTTGATGAGGTGGCCGCATTGGCGATCTACAAGGCCGCCTGGTAGGGCGCTTGATTGACAGGCAGGGTCTCAGCGTCAGCGTCTTTTGAGACGCTCAAGGGTTTCATGCAGGCTTGAGAGAAAGCGTGAGCGGTCGGTTTTGGAAAAAGGAGGCGGGCCGCCGCCCACTTCTCCCTGTTCGCGCAAATCGGCCATCAGATTGCGCATGGCGACCGCTGAGCCGATGCCACTTTCGGTGAAGGGTTTGCCGTTGGTGCCAATCACAGATGCGCCTTTATCCAGACAGCGCTGGGCGAGCAATATGTCGGCGGTGACCACCACACTGTTGGGGTGGGCGGCTTCGGCAATGCGATCATCGGCGACATCGGGGCCATCTTCGACCTTGATGAAGGTGACCGGCTGGTCGCGGGGGATGCGCATGAAGGTGTTCGCCACCAGCGTTACGGGCACCTGATGGCGCTCGGCGACCTTGTAGATCTCTTCCTTTACCGGGCAGGCATCCGCATCAACAAAGATTTCGAACGGGTTGGCTTGATTGCTGGTCATTGTCTTGTCTCTCGGCTCCGTTAGCTGCGGTCGATGAGACAGATCTGGATGTCAGCAACATTGGTGCCGGTCGCGCCGATCTCGATATGATCGCGGGAGGCTTTCAACGCTTTGTAGCTGTCATTGTTGGCGAGTAAGGCTGCCGGGTCGGCGCCTTCCTGCCGCATTCTTGCAAGGCTGTCCTGGTCGACCAATCCTCCGGCACTGTCGGTTGGACCATCGCGGCCATCGGTCCCACCGGACAGGAACACCCAGCGCCCCGTGATCGGTTCGGCCTCTGCGGCCATTGCAAAGCGGGCGGCCAGTTCCTGATTGCGGCCACCCTTGCCATCGCCTTTGAGGGTGACAGTGGTTTCTCCGCCCCAGATATAGGCGGTCTTGTGGCCCGTTGGGGCTTCGGTTGCCGCGTTGCGGAGCATTGGGGCGACCTCTTCCACATCGCCTTCAAGCAAATCATCAACGATGATGCCGCGCCAGCCCGCTGGCAGGGCTTGGAGAATGGCGTCTAGACTGATTGCGTTTGAGCCAATCAGGCTGTTGGTGCTGTTGGACAGATCGGCTGGTGCGCTGTCTTCCTGCTGGCTTGCCTTGGCTTCCAGCGCTGCGCGCACGGCGGCAGGCAGGGCATCAAGCAGGCCCTTGTCTGCAAACAGGGCCAAGGAATCTTTGGCAGTTCCCAGCGGAGGGCTGGTCGGGCCAGAGGCTATGGTGCTCAGATCATCACCGACCACGTCGGAGAGAATATAGCTTTGCACCTTGGCCGGGTGGGCCAGTTGGCTAAGGCCGCCGCCTTTGAGCTGCGACAGGGTCTGGCGGACGAGATTCATTTCATGGATGGCATAGCCATTGGCCAACAGCAGCTTATTGACAGCGATTTTGTCCTCAAGGCTGACCCCGTCAATCGGGGCAGGGACAAGGGCGGAACCGCCGCCGCTGATCAGCACAATCACCTGATCTTCAGCCGTTGCACCTTCAAGCAGAGCGATGATGGCTTGGCCTGCCGCAAGACCATGCTCGTCGGGGACTGGATGAGCGGCAGCAAAGCAGGTTGCGCCCTCGATCGGTCTGGCATTTTCATAATTGGTGACCACCAGAGCTTTTGAAGGCGTGCCATCGGGCAGGCCCTTGAGGCAGGTTTCCGCCATGGCATTGGCGGCCTTGCCAAGGGCAATGATCAGATAACGGCCTTTTTCAAGCGGGAGCAGAGGGTGCTTTTCAAAGGTGCGGGCCAGACCATGAGCCGGATTGGCCGCCTCCACACCCACTTGAAATAGCTTCAGAGCCAGATCTCTCAAGGCTTGGATGTCCGTCTGCTGCTCTGCCATTCTGCTCTCCCTTCAGGCGCGGTTCACTGTCACCAAATTCGAGCAGACTATAGAAGTGACCGCAGCAAAGGGCCAGAGTTTATGGGTGAATTGTTGTGCGTGGCACAAAAAATAATGCCCTGCGCCCAAGGGATCGGGTGCAGGGCATGAGGGTCATCCGGGCGGGTCCGATTGCATGCATTATCGGGGAGAGGCAGCATGCAGGTCGGCGGCCCCCCGTCGCAGATGACGGTGCCTCTGGGAAGAGGCTTCGTTGGCTCACTTACGAAAGCAACTTTAATACTTTCGTCTTAACCGGGAAAGTTATACCTTTGATCAGGCATTGCCAGTCCCTGATTTTCACTCGATTCCCAGATTTCTGCCAGTCTTGCGGTCAGACAATTACTCTTCGCCGCGGCGATAGAAGGTCATGGATTCCCAGTCGCGGCGATCCGGATGAACGCGTGGCTCGGATTTGCCCACATTTTTGAAGATGTTGAGGGCGAAAGAAAGGGGCGTGCTGGTTTTGTTGAACATGGCTTACCTCATGATGCTATCTCGAGCCTGCCTTGACCCGATTTGGCTGCATCCTGTTTGATCTTGTTGCCAGATTGTGTGTCTAAATTCGCGGCTGATCACGTCGGATGCTGTGGTTTTTTATTGTATTTGCTCTGTGTTGTTGGCTGTATTCTGCCATTTTTCTGAATTTTGGGAAGAGATGATCGCGCGACGCACCTATGCATTAAATGCATGAGTATATTTTTCGAAATGCAAAATAATTACGACAGCCTAAGGAGCTGACAGGATTGACTTCTTGTGATATGTTCTCTTTATGTTCTTTTTTATCTTGCGTCAGTGATGTTTTCGCTGATCCATTGTCTGATCCATTGTCTGGCGCTCATCAAGGAGGATTTCCCCATGTCTCAGTCTTTTTCACACTCTTTGGCCGATGTCTTTCCGCTGAAAAATGGCCGGGTGCATGAAGTGGTCGGCCATGGGGGTGTGGTCTTTGCGGCGATCTCTGCCGGTCTTGCAAGTCGCAGAGCGCCCCGTGGACCCCACCGCAGTGGCAGTCAGGGTGGAGGGCATCAGGCACGCGCCATCCTGTGGCTGACCGAAGGCTGGCGCAATGAACAGCTCAATCCGCAAGGGCTGGCTGCCTTTTGTGATCCGGAGCATCTGTTGCTGGTGCGGGTGGCCGATCACAAGTCAATGCAGGCTTGTGCCGAAGAGGCCTTGCGCTCCGGTGCGGTGGCCGCTGTGGTGGTGGAAATGGCACAGCCGGTTTCCTTCACCGCTGGTCGACGACTGCAATTGGCCGCCGAAGAGGGACGGGCCACGGGCATCGTGCTGATCGGCGAGGGGATGGGGACAAATGCAGCGGAGAGCCGCTGGCATTGTGCACCGCTTTTTCGGCAGGCTCCTGCGGATGAAACGGTGTCGTCTCCTGCTACGCGGTCTGGTGACTCGACTCTTCAACGTTGGCAGATTATAAAGAACAAATCAGGAACATTGGGATATTGGGATATCATCTGGGATGCAGAGACGCGTCGTGTCATTGTGGTTTCCGAGGCTGGCGAGCGACCGCATCATGCGGCGCCAACCGGGGATGATGCCTTTTGCGCTCACGTGGCAGCAGAATAATACCGAGCGCCTTTATTGCCTCAATGGGCTGGCCGAGCGGGAGGGGTTGGAGCGGGGCATGGCGCTGGCCGATGCGCGCGCTTTGTGTCCCACCGTGCAGACCATGCCTGCGGATCAGGAAGCCGATCATCAGTTTCTCCTTTTGCTGGCCCGTTGGGCGGGACGTTATTGCCCCTGGGTCGGGCTGGAGGGCGAGGATGGGCTGGTGATGGATGTCACTGGCTCGACGCATTTGTTCGGTGGCGAGCTGGCCTTGCTCGAGCGGCTTGAGGAGCGGCTGGATCATGCGGGCCTGTCGGTGCAAATGGGGCTGGCGGAGACACGCGGCGGGGCATGGGCCATGGCCCATTATGGGCATGAGAAATCCCTCTGTGAGCGGCTGGTGGCACCGGGCAAAAGCTTGTCGGCGCTCGGAAGGCTGCCTGTGGCGGCCTTGCGACTTGAGGACAAGGTGGTGACCGGGCTGTTGCGGCTTGGGGTTCGCAGCATCGAGGAGCTTTATGCCCTGCCGCGCGCCACACTGACCCGGCGCTTTGGTCTTGAGCCGTTGATGCGGCTTGATCAGGCGTTGGGGAATCGGGAGGAGGCGATTTCGCCCCTGTCGGAGCCGACCCATTATGGGGTGCGGATGAGCCTGCCCGAGCCGATTGGCCTGACCGAGGATGTCATGGCGGTGGCGGGGAAATTGCTGGATCGGCTTTGCGACAAGCTGGAACAGCGCGGCGCTGGCGCGCGGGTGTTGCAATTGACCATGCGGCGGCTGGATCAGGCCGCCAGTCAGGTGGAATTGCGCCTTGCACGCCCGATGCGGGAAGCCGACCGTATTCTGCCCTTGTTCGAGCGCGGGGTCGGCGAGGTGGATGCGGGCTTTGGCATCGATATGGTGCGGCTGGAGGCGGTGGCCGTCGAGCCAATGGGGGCCGAGCAGATGGTGCCTGCCGGGATCGCCTCACAGATGGGGGGAGGGGCGAAGAACAAGGTGGCCTCCCAGCCGCTGGATGATTTGATCACCCGCCTTGGCAGTCGAATCGGGCTGGAAAATGTGCTGCGCTTCCTGCCAGCCGACAGCCATGTGCCGGAGCGCAGCTTTTCGCTGCAGCCTGCGGCCTGGAGCGAGGCTGTGGAGATATGGCCAAAAGCGGGAGCGGAAGGTGGCCCTGTGTCTGGTTTGCCGCGTCCGGTGCGGCTCTTCCCACCCGAACCGATTGTCTTACCGCTTTCTTCGGAGGTGGACTGCACACGGCGGGAGCCACCGGCCCATTTTCGCTGGCGGCGGATGCAGTTGGCCGTAAGCCGCGCCCGTGGGCCGGAGCGGATTGCGCCGGAATGGTGGTGGGAAGACCCGCTCTGGCGGTCGGGCCTTAGAGATTATTGGTGGGTTGAAACCCGTCAGGGCTGGCGGTTGTGGCTGTTTCATACGCCACAGAATCGCCTGTCCCATTTGTCGAGCTGGTTCGTACAAGGGGAATTTGCATGAGCCACTCTTATGACATGGCCGATGATAAGGCCGCAGGCAACGACAGGACCATGTCCGCTCAAGGAACCCCCGCACGCGGTCCGCATCCCGGGCCACAGCCCGGTGCGGTTTCGGCGCAGCACTTGGAGCGAATGCGGCCACAGCTTTATTCCGAGCTTTGCGTAATGTCCAACTTCACCTTTCTCAAGGGTGCCTCGCATCCGGAGGAATTGGTGACGCGGGCGGCGGAATTGGGCCTGGAGGCGATTGCCATCACCGACCGCAATTCGTTGGCGGGTGTGGTGCGGGCCTTCTCGGCCCTGAAGGAATTGCAGCGTGAAAGCGATGAGGCGATCAAGGTGCGTTCAAGCCAGCGGATCAACCCGTCTAGTCGCGAAATGCTGGACAATCCATACGAGCAGCCCTTGGCCCGCCCCGAAGGGGGGACGCTGCCGCGCCTGATTGTGGGCGCGCGACTGGTGCTTGAGGATAGCAGTCTTGACTGGGTGGCGCTGCCGACGGATCGCGCGGCCTATGAGCGGCTGACGCGCTTGCTGACCCTTGGCAAGAGACGGGCGGGCAAGGGCGATTGCCTCCTGCGGCATGGGGATATGCTGGAAGGTTGTTCGGGCATGATGTTGATTGCCTTGCCGCAGCAGGGGCTTGGCCACGGGGATGTGGTGGCGCATATCAGGGCGGCGGTGCAGCGCTTTCCCGGTTCGGTCTTTTTAGGTGCTGCGCCTGCCTATAATGGCTCGGACCAGCTCTATTTTGATGCCTGCTCTGCTCTGGCCTATCGGCTGGCCGCGCCGATGGTGGCGGTGGGGGATGTGTTGATGCATCACGGCAAAAGGCGGCAGTTGGCCGATGTGCTGACCTGTATGCGCGAGCATATCACTATCGATGAAATCGGGTCTCGCGCCTTGCCCAATGCCGAGCGGCGGCTCAAGGGGGCGGCGGACATGGTGCGGCTTTATCGGCGGCATCCGGCGGCGCTGAGGCGGGCCAATGAGATTGCCCGGCGGTGCAATTTTTGCCTCAGCGACTTGAGCTATCAATATCCTGATGAGATCGCGGGCGATGAAGGGCCGCAGGCGCGGCTTGAACGCTTGACCCGGCTTGGTCTTGCGCGTCGTTATCCGCAAGGGGTGCCGGAGCAATCGCAAATGCTGGCCGACAAGGAGCTGGCATTGGTAAATAAACTCGGCTTTGCTGCCTATTTCCTGACGGTGCATGACATTGTCGCCTTTGCCAAGGAACAGGACATTCTGTGTCAGGGGCGAGGGTCTGCAGCCAATTCCATTCTCTGCTATGCGTTGGGCATCACCGATGTGGCACCGGAAACCATCACCATGGTGTTTGAGCGGTTCGTCTCGGAACATCGCGGTGAGCCACCGGACATCGATGTCGATTTCGAGCATGAGCGGCGCGAGGAGGTGATCCAGCATATTTATCAGAAATATGGCCGCCATCGGGCAGGGCTTTGCGCCACCGTCATTCATTTCCGCTCCCGTTCGGCGATCCGTGAGGTGGGCAAGGTGATGGGGCTGTCGCAGGATGTGACGTCGGCTTTGTCAGGCCAGATCTGGGGTTGGTCAAATGAGGGGGTGGATCTGGAGCGCATGCGGGAATTGGGACTGGAACCGGGGGACCGACGGTTGGTGCAGACTTTGCGGC includes the following:
- a CDS encoding iron-containing alcohol dehydrogenase translates to MSAFTFRTTPCIRCEAGLAATLGPEIAAQFGDAIQIVTDKGVLAAGLLAPFIASLETAGVRVSVFDAVVAGPTATVVEAAKAHALDHKVGAIVGFGGGSPLDVAKLVALLVGGGEALDALYGIEQAKGNRLPLILIPTTAGTGAEVTPISIVTVGEGEKKVVVTPQLIPDWAVLDATLTLGLPAEVTAATGVDAMVNAIEAYSSKSLNNNPISKGLAKGALELLGANILAAVRDGGNLKVRRNMLLGSLIAGQAFANSPVAAVHALAYPICGLYHVPHGLSNALLLPHVMAFNAAVCDDIYGELAPLVFPDLRRVSPDRRTAQFVARMADLCSELGLKTQLRQVGIERSDLPHLASEAMDQAPLLVNNPRPVDEVAALAIYKAAW
- a CDS encoding metal ABC transporter permease, with the protein product MSDFLDMAMMPFLFPFMQSAFWVAVIVSVPMALLSCYVVLKGWSLMGDAISHAVFPGVVIAYLLNIPLVIGAFCAGMFCAVFTGWLKENSRVKEDTILGIVFSGMFAFGIVLYLKIETAVHLDHILYGNMLGVQWHELMTAMLVGVVTCAFILLKRLDLLAYAFDPQHAMAIGLPTRFLHYGLLAVISLTVVGALTSVGLILAIAYLIAPGAIAFLLSRTFNAMLVIAVVVAVGCSILGVYMSFFLDSASAPTIVLVMSALFVISFVLSSWRNRTVSQHTIVARGSNHHYHP
- a CDS encoding DNA polymerase Y family protein; the encoded protein is MSLWFPRLASDRIMRRQPGMMPFALTWQQNNTERLYCLNGLAEREGLERGMALADARALCPTVQTMPADQEADHQFLLLLARWAGRYCPWVGLEGEDGLVMDVTGSTHLFGGELALLERLEERLDHAGLSVQMGLAETRGGAWAMAHYGHEKSLCERLVAPGKSLSALGRLPVAALRLEDKVVTGLLRLGVRSIEELYALPRATLTRRFGLEPLMRLDQALGNREEAISPLSEPTHYGVRMSLPEPIGLTEDVMAVAGKLLDRLCDKLEQRGAGARVLQLTMRRLDQAASQVELRLARPMREADRILPLFERGVGEVDAGFGIDMVRLEAVAVEPMGAEQMVPAGIASQMGGGAKNKVASQPLDDLITRLGSRIGLENVLRFLPADSHVPERSFSLQPAAWSEAVEIWPKAGAEGGPVSGLPRPVRLFPPEPIVLPLSSEVDCTRREPPAHFRWRRMQLAVSRARGPERIAPEWWWEDPLWRSGLRDYWWVETRQGWRLWLFHTPQNRLSHLSSWFVQGEFA
- a CDS encoding DUF4147 domain-containing protein, whose amino-acid sequence is MAEQQTDIQALRDLALKLFQVGVEAANPAHGLARTFEKHPLLPLEKGRYLIIALGKAANAMAETCLKGLPDGTPSKALVVTNYENARPIEGATCFAAAHPVPDEHGLAAGQAIIALLEGATAEDQVIVLISGGGSALVPAPIDGVSLEDKIAVNKLLLANGYAIHEMNLVRQTLSQLKGGGLSQLAHPAKVQSYILSDVVGDDLSTIASGPTSPPLGTAKDSLALFADKGLLDALPAAVRAALEAKASQQEDSAPADLSNSTNSLIGSNAISLDAILQALPAGWRGIIVDDLLEGDVEEVAPMLRNAATEAPTGHKTAYIWGGETTVTLKGDGKGGRNQELAARFAMAAEAEPITGRWVFLSGGTDGRDGPTDSAGGLVDQDSLARMRQEGADPAALLANNDSYKALKASRDHIEIGATGTNVADIQICLIDRS
- a CDS encoding YaiI/YqxD family protein is translated as MTSNQANPFEIFVDADACPVKEEIYKVAERHQVPVTLVANTFMRIPRDQPVTFIKVEDGPDVADDRIAEAAHPNSVVVTADILLAQRCLDKGASVIGTNGKPFTESGIGSAVAMRNLMADLREQGEVGGGPPPFSKTDRSRFLSSLHETLERLKRR